Genomic segment of Serinicoccus hydrothermalis:
TGACCAGCACGGCACCCACGACGACAGCCCCGGTCCTCGACCGGGGCTGTCGCATGTGGTCAGGGGGTGAGCCGCTCCCTTGCGGACGGGCCGTCCGGTGGTGCGACGGGGTCCTGGTGGCCGCTGCTGGTCGTCGCGGCCGCCGTCACCCCGTTGAGCTGGTGGTGGAGCGACCGGCGCTGGGGGACGCCGCCGGCTCGATGCACGCGATGGGCTCGCCGCGGACCTCGGGGCCGTCGCCGATCTGAGCCTCGGGCGGAAGGAGGCAGAGACGGAGGCCGCGGGCACGCTCCCTGCCTCCACCGAACCCGGCGCTGGTCCTCACCATGTGCGTCAGCGCCATCATGACGGGCTCCATCGGGTAGGCGTGCTGGATGCCCAGGGGACGGCAGATGTCCTCACCGTGCACACAGGCCTCGACC
This window contains:
- a CDS encoding maleylpyruvate isomerase family mycothiol-dependent enzyme, coding for MNRCGWSVHDVAAHLTDSALTTRFGFERQMVRARFDSDRANEEGAAKRKGTDPVLTLDAFRATADRTCSPPAPIATRLVEACVHGEDICRPLGIQHAYPMEPVMMALTHMVRTSAGFGGGRERARGLRLCLLPPEAQIGDGPEVRGEPIACIEPAASPSAGRSTTSSTG